One stretch of Dokdonia sp. Hel_I_53 DNA includes these proteins:
- a CDS encoding tRNA1(Val) (adenine(37)-N6)-methyltransferase — translation MSTSASKPFTFKEFSIHQDRCAMKIGTDGVLLGAWASLDHYPDSILDVGTGTGVIALMLAQRSNAQTIDAVELDDNAFEQAAENFENSPWGDRLFCYHAHLYEFAVEIEDTYDLIICNPPFFEKNLSAATVSDVQSRSVADGAAQNARENARFEDAMPFELLVGAVAKLLSPEGQFSVVIPYYREEDFKLLCSRADLFPTRITRVKGTPTSEVKRSLMEFRFRESETTPKVSELTIENSRHNYTSEYISLVKDFYLKM, via the coding sequence ATGAGTACCTCTGCATCTAAACCTTTCACATTTAAAGAGTTTTCAATACATCAAGACCGTTGTGCCATGAAAATAGGAACCGACGGAGTTTTGTTAGGAGCATGGGCATCGCTAGATCACTATCCAGACAGTATTTTAGATGTCGGTACAGGTACAGGAGTCATTGCTTTGATGCTTGCCCAACGGAGCAATGCGCAAACTATAGATGCGGTAGAGCTAGACGATAACGCCTTTGAACAAGCGGCCGAAAATTTTGAAAACAGTCCTTGGGGCGATCGGCTGTTTTGTTATCATGCGCATTTGTATGAATTTGCCGTAGAAATTGAGGATACGTATGATCTCATTATTTGTAACCCACCCTTTTTTGAAAAGAACTTAAGTGCAGCAACTGTAAGTGATGTGCAATCACGTTCGGTTGCAGATGGCGCTGCTCAAAATGCTAGAGAAAATGCACGTTTTGAAGATGCCATGCCATTTGAATTGTTAGTGGGGGCTGTAGCAAAGTTGCTATCTCCAGAGGGACAGTTTTCCGTGGTCATTCCGTATTATCGTGAAGAAGATTTTAAATTGCTTTGTTCACGAGCAGATTTGTTTCCTACCCGAATTACGAGAGTAAAGGGAACCCCTACTTCTGAAGTTAAGAGGAGTTTGATGGAATTCCGCTTTCGCGAAAGCGAAACTACACCAAAAGTATCTGAGCTCACCATTGAAAATTCTCGCCACAACTACACTTCGGAGTATATCTCCTTGGTCAAAG
- the rimM gene encoding ribosome maturation factor RimM (Essential for efficient processing of 16S rRNA): MKKEECFYLGKIVRKYSFKGELLAKLDADEPDLYVGMDSVFVDFGPTLVPYFIESSQLHKSSLLRVKFEDVDTEEDADDMIGASLYLPLDLLPELKGDQFYFHEVVGFTAVDKEFGEIGTITYVNDSNTQAIFEIDRDGNQVLIPMVDDFIKKVDREAKQMHFELPEGLIDLYI; the protein is encoded by the coding sequence ATGAAGAAAGAAGAATGTTTTTACCTTGGTAAAATAGTACGCAAGTATAGTTTTAAAGGAGAGTTACTAGCGAAGCTTGATGCAGATGAGCCAGACTTATATGTAGGTATGGATTCTGTATTTGTAGATTTTGGCCCCACCTTAGTTCCTTATTTTATAGAATCTTCACAGTTACATAAATCAAGTTTACTCCGGGTAAAGTTTGAAGATGTAGATACCGAAGAGGATGCAGATGATATGATAGGAGCTAGCTTGTACTTACCCTTAGACCTTTTACCAGAGTTAAAAGGTGATCAATTTTACTTTCATGAAGTTGTAGGATTTACTGCGGTTGATAAGGAGTTTGGAGAGATAGGTACGATTACTTACGTAAATGATAGTAATACCCAAGCTATTTTTGAAATAGATAGGGACGGCAATCAAGTCCTTATTCCTATGGTAGATGATTTTATTAAAAAGGTAGATCGTGAGGCAAAGCAAATGCACTTTGAATTACCAGAAGGTTTGATTGATTTATATATCTAA
- a CDS encoding 30S ribosomal protein S16, with amino-acid sequence MSVKIRLQRHGKKGKPFYWIVAADARAKRDGKYLEKLGTYNPNSNPAQIDLDVDGAVTWLQNGAQPTETAKRLLSYKGAMLKNHLVGGVRKGAITEEQAEEKFNAWVEEKANKVEAKKGNLSAAEEKAKAEALAAEKAVNEARIAAAQPEPEAGEETAEATEEAGADSEE; translated from the coding sequence ATGTCAGTTAAAATCAGATTACAAAGACACGGTAAAAAAGGAAAACCTTTTTACTGGATCGTAGCAGCAGATGCTCGTGCAAAGAGAGATGGTAAATACTTAGAGAAACTAGGTACTTACAATCCTAACAGTAACCCAGCTCAAATAGACTTAGATGTTGACGGAGCGGTAACATGGTTACAGAACGGAGCACAGCCTACTGAAACGGCAAAGCGTCTTCTTTCTTACAAAGGAGCAATGCTTAAAAATCACTTAGTAGGTGGTGTACGTAAAGGCGCTATCACTGAGGAGCAAGCAGAAGAAAAATTTAATGCTTGGGTAGAAGAAAAAGCTAACAAAGTGGAGGCTAAGAAAGGAAATCTTTCTGCAGCTGAAGAGAAAGCAAAAGCAGAAGCGCTTGCAGCAGAAAAAGCGGTAAACGAAGCTCGTATTGCAGCAGCTCAACCTGAGCCAGAAGCAGGAGAAGAAACTGCAGAAGCTACAGAAGAAGCAGGAGCAGATTCTGAAGAGTAA
- a CDS encoding ferritin-like domain-containing protein has product MSYSEEVGNKLNNLLTKSYDAEAGYKKASENVKNSGLKNFFNSRAQDRYNFGHELKEEIRSFGQEVDKGTSFQADMHRAWMDVKTAFSTDDDESTLEEAIRGEKASVEEYNEVLTETTLPSSTRAILEKQRNSIQSALNEVKSLEEWA; this is encoded by the coding sequence ATGAGCTATTCAGAAGAAGTAGGAAATAAATTAAATAATTTACTAACTAAATCATACGACGCAGAAGCTGGTTACAAGAAAGCATCAGAAAACGTAAAGAATTCAGGATTAAAAAATTTCTTTAACAGCAGAGCGCAAGATCGTTACAACTTTGGACACGAACTTAAAGAAGAAATCAGAAGCTTTGGACAAGAAGTAGATAAAGGAACAAGTTTCCAAGCAGATATGCACAGAGCATGGATGGACGTGAAAACAGCATTCTCTACAGATGACGACGAGTCAACGTTAGAAGAAGCAATTCGCGGAGAAAAAGCATCAGTTGAAGAATACAATGAAGTATTGACTGAAACTACATTACCAAGTTCTACTAGAGCTATTCTAGAAAAACAACGTAATAGCATACAGAGTGCTCTTAACGAAGTGAAGTCACTTGAAGAGTGGGCATAA